A region of Flavobacterium indicum GPTSA100-9 = DSM 17447 DNA encodes the following proteins:
- a CDS encoding lysophospholipid acyltransferase family protein, with protein MQKIISYPFSILFYLFFSLWLVIFHPIQWVCYNVFGYNAHRWSVAILNWFLVRTTHLLGTTYSIKGMENVPNNVPVIIVSNHQSLYDIPPYIWFLRKLHPKFISKKELGKGIPSVSYNLKYGGSALIDRKDPKQALPEIKKVAEYINKNNYSVVIFPEGTRSKTGKPKEFATNGLKMLYKFAPDAYFLPVTINNSWKMTRFGQFPLGLGNRLEFIIHSPLKISDYSFEEIFEKTEKVITQHIKI; from the coding sequence ATGCAAAAAATAATCTCCTATCCATTTTCAATTTTATTCTATTTATTCTTTAGTTTATGGTTGGTTATATTTCATCCTATACAATGGGTGTGTTACAATGTATTTGGATACAATGCCCACCGATGGAGTGTTGCAATTTTAAATTGGTTTTTAGTTAGAACGACTCATCTTTTAGGAACAACATATTCTATTAAAGGAATGGAAAATGTTCCAAATAATGTTCCAGTGATAATTGTTTCCAATCATCAAAGCTTATACGACATACCGCCATACATTTGGTTTTTAAGAAAATTACATCCTAAATTCATTAGTAAAAAAGAATTAGGAAAAGGCATTCCTAGTGTGTCATATAACTTAAAATATGGTGGCTCTGCATTAATCGACAGAAAAGATCCAAAACAAGCCTTGCCAGAAATAAAAAAAGTGGCAGAATACATCAATAAAAATAATTATTCAGTAGTTATATTTCCAGAAGGTACTCGAAGCAAAACGGGTAAACCAAAAGAATTTGCTACGAATGGATTAAAAATGTTATATAAATTTGCCCCAGACGCCTACTTTTTACCTGTAACAATTAACAACTCTTGGAAAATGACTCGCTTTGGTCAATTCCCATTAGGCTTAGGTAATCGTTTAGAATTTATTATACACAGCCCTTTAAAAATTTCAGATTATTCTTTTGAAGAGATTTTTGAAAAAACCGAAAAAGTAATAACCCAACATATAAAAATTTAA
- a CDS encoding HD domain-containing protein yields MTLIDNTILFVKKQLQHAEGGHDWFHIERVYKNALLIAQSEECNLTVVKLAALLHDIADSKFHNGDENIGPKTARNFLEQENVDETTIAHVVAIIENISFKGGNVTKTFYSKELDIVQDADRLDAIGAIGIARTFNYGGFKNRPLYDPAIPPQMNMNKEEYKNSSAPTLNHFYEKLLLLKDKMNTETGKKIALARHQFMERFLAQFYSEWEGQN; encoded by the coding sequence ATGACACTTATAGACAACACCATTTTATTTGTTAAAAAGCAATTGCAGCATGCAGAAGGCGGACACGATTGGTTTCACATTGAACGTGTATATAAAAACGCTCTTTTAATTGCGCAATCAGAAGAATGCAATTTAACTGTTGTAAAACTAGCGGCTTTATTACATGATATTGCCGATAGTAAATTTCATAATGGAGATGAAAATATTGGTCCGAAAACAGCACGTAATTTTCTAGAACAAGAAAATGTTGATGAGACCACCATTGCTCATGTGGTAGCAATCATTGAAAATATTTCTTTTAAAGGAGGTAATGTCACGAAAACATTTTATTCAAAAGAGTTAGACATTGTACAAGACGCCGATCGTTTAGATGCCATTGGAGCCATTGGCATTGCACGTACTTTCAATTATGGAGGATTTAAAAACAGACCGTTGTATGACCCTGCAATTCCACCGCAAATGAATATGAATAAGGAGGAATATAAAAACTCAAGCGCTCCTACTTTAAATCATTTCTATGAAAAATTATTGCTTTTAAAAGATAAAATGAATACCGAAACAGGAAAAAAAATCGCTTTAGCTAGACATCAGTTTATGGAACGATTTTTAGCGCAATTCTATTCAGAATGGGAAGGTCAAAACTAA
- a CDS encoding lycopene cyclase family protein yields the protein MQHYHYIFTGGGLGTLMTLYHFAKDNFYRDKQILVIEKESKNSNDRTWCFWDETSIFDSIADKNWQKAWFKNTQKIQQLDLGSYHYKKVRSAAFYKYVRENIEQKLTVHFIQEEVIDFSELGQHCLVKTNTNNYTCNCVFNSIYDPTPVLNQKKFPLIQQHFIGWVVKTKEAVFTEDCPTFMDFSIEQNGNTRFMYVLPNSKTEALIEYTLFSKALLEQNEYENAIMAYLKNLGVTAYEIIEKEQGNIPMTCYPFWQKNTRNILHIGTAGGWTKASTGYTFKNAYKISKRVSDFTKTNSDFRTFHSKTKFWFYDLLLIDILFENNKVGNQIFSALFNDGKAALIFKFLDEETSILEDLKVIWKCPKGIFIKALFNRMLKTKFNL from the coding sequence ATGCAACATTATCACTATATATTTACGGGCGGTGGATTAGGAACGTTAATGACCTTGTATCATTTTGCAAAAGACAACTTTTATCGTGACAAACAAATATTAGTAATCGAAAAAGAATCAAAAAACAGCAACGACAGAACTTGGTGTTTTTGGGACGAAACATCCATTTTTGATTCCATTGCTGATAAAAACTGGCAAAAAGCTTGGTTTAAAAATACTCAAAAAATACAACAATTAGATTTAGGTTCTTACCATTATAAAAAAGTTAGAAGTGCCGCTTTTTATAAATACGTTCGTGAAAATATAGAACAAAAATTAACTGTTCATTTCATACAAGAAGAAGTCATAGATTTCTCAGAACTTGGACAACATTGTTTGGTTAAAACCAATACCAACAATTATACCTGCAATTGTGTTTTTAATAGTATTTACGACCCTACTCCTGTTTTAAACCAGAAAAAATTTCCTTTAATTCAGCAACATTTTATTGGTTGGGTGGTAAAAACCAAAGAAGCCGTTTTTACAGAAGACTGTCCTACTTTCATGGACTTTTCAATTGAACAAAATGGCAATACGCGTTTTATGTATGTTTTACCAAATTCAAAAACGGAAGCTTTAATTGAATATACGTTGTTTTCCAAAGCTCTATTGGAGCAAAATGAATACGAAAACGCCATCATGGCATACCTCAAAAATTTGGGCGTAACAGCATACGAAATAATAGAAAAAGAACAAGGTAACATCCCCATGACCTGTTATCCGTTTTGGCAAAAAAACACCCGAAACATTTTACACATTGGAACCGCAGGAGGTTGGACCAAAGCAAGTACAGGATACACCTTTAAAAACGCTTATAAAATTTCAAAAAGAGTAAGTGATTTCACCAAAACCAATTCAGATTTTAGAACATTTCATTCTAAAACTAAATTTTGGTTTTATGATTTATTGTTGATTGATATTTTGTTTGAAAACAATAAAGTAGGCAATCAAATTTTTAGCGCGCTATTTAATGATGGAAAAGCTGCCTTGATTTTTAAATTTTTGGATGAAGAAACTTCAATATTGGAAGATTTAAAGGTGATTTGGAAATGCCCGAAAGGAATTTTTATTAAAGCGCTTTTCAACCGAATGTTAAAAACGAAATTCAATCTTTAA
- a CDS encoding TonB-dependent receptor has protein sequence MSKKFVKSVYKLRLGTMFFNDKLESALSNSGNNDQFNAFSNNSSLFSQNIFLNFSYNYNSDKFSLTANNEINFIKNELVNSIVSLQSNKIFSNPKLEFSYSFNEKNKIYSSHSLNNKNVELRNLYSNYIITNFRTIRMNDNSISYLKNRQHLLGYNYGTFGKKFLANALIIYNKDYNYFSNNSKVFQNYIISSTINLKNKESLMLNINLEKYLKIISSNFKVYSSISRSTYQTIFNSNESINVVSSNFDLGFEFRSGFQGPFNYHFGSNWLRNTNNSITKNTFRSNVSFLNLDFRFFKKLNLNIKGENYHFKMKNNNNFSFLDFNVDYKILEKLNLSLVVNNLFNQNFYVTQNITDLEVSTFKYKLVPRFALLKIEFRF, from the coding sequence TTGTCTAAGAAATTTGTAAAAAGTGTATATAAATTAAGATTGGGTACAATGTTTTTTAATGACAAATTAGAGTCTGCTTTATCAAACTCTGGAAATAACGATCAATTTAATGCATTTTCAAATAATAGTAGCCTTTTTTCACAAAATATTTTTCTTAATTTTTCATATAATTATAATTCGGATAAATTTTCTTTAACCGCAAACAATGAAATTAACTTCATAAAGAATGAACTTGTAAATAGTATTGTGAGTCTTCAATCCAATAAAATTTTTAGTAATCCTAAATTAGAATTTAGTTATTCTTTTAATGAAAAAAATAAAATTTATTCTTCTCATTCTTTAAATAATAAGAATGTTGAATTAAGAAATTTATATTCTAATTATATAATAACCAATTTTAGAACAATAAGAATGAACGACAACTCAATTTCTTATTTGAAAAACAGGCAACATCTTTTAGGTTATAATTACGGTACATTTGGGAAGAAATTTTTAGCTAATGCTTTGATTATTTATAATAAAGATTATAATTATTTTTCAAATAATTCAAAAGTTTTTCAGAATTATATCATCAGTTCTACTATAAATTTAAAAAATAAAGAAAGTTTAATGCTGAATATAAATCTAGAAAAATATTTAAAAATTATTTCATCTAATTTTAAAGTTTATTCTTCCATTTCTAGAAGTACCTATCAAACAATATTTAATTCTAATGAATCTATTAATGTTGTTTCTTCAAATTTTGATTTAGGTTTTGAATTCCGTTCCGGTTTCCAGGGTCCCTTTAATTATCATTTTGGTTCCAATTGGTTAAGAAATACAAATAACTCAATAACAAAAAATACATTTAGAAGTAATGTGTCGTTTTTAAATTTAGATTTTAGATTTTTTAAAAAATTAAATTTAAATATTAAAGGAGAGAATTACCATTTTAAAATGAAAAATAACAATAATTTTTCCTTTTTGGATTTTAATGTAGATTATAAAATTTTAGAAAAATTAAATCTTAGTTTAGTAGTTAATAATTTATTCAATCAAAATTTTTATGTAACACAAAACATTACTGATTTGGAAGTGAGTACTTTTAAATATAAACTCGTTCCTAGATTTGCATTGTTAAAGATTGAATTTCGTTTTTAA
- a CDS encoding carboxypeptidase-like regulatory domain-containing protein, which yields MGKVIFITLFITLNSFSQSKINGIVKNELGEIISAASVVAKDESNKTLAYTSTSKQGTFDLHLEISKTVILYVNAIGYEKKSIEITREYLKQNETIQIQLVKKDIEIKEVIIKNELPVKIKKDTIVFDVKAFSQGNEKVVEDLLKKIPGINVLSDGTVKIGNQEVEKIMVEGDDFFEKGYKILTKNMPSNPLDKIEVYKNHSNNKHLNGIKKE from the coding sequence ATGGGAAAAGTAATTTTTATAACTCTTTTTATAACTCTAAATTCATTTTCACAATCTAAAATTAATGGCATTGTTAAAAATGAATTAGGTGAAATTATTAGTGCTGCAAGTGTAGTTGCTAAAGATGAATCTAATAAAACACTTGCATATACATCCACTTCTAAGCAAGGGACTTTTGATTTACATTTAGAAATTTCTAAAACGGTTATTTTATATGTAAATGCAATAGGTTACGAAAAAAAAAGTATTGAAATTACTAGGGAATACTTAAAACAGAATGAAACAATTCAAATACAGTTAGTTAAAAAAGATATTGAAATTAAAGAAGTAATTATAAAAAATGAATTACCAGTAAAAATAAAAAAAGATACTATTGTATTTGATGTTAAAGCTTTTTCTCAAGGGAATGAGAAAGTAGTTGAAGATTTACTTAAAAAGATACCGGGTATAAATGTTTTATCTGATGGAACGGTTAAAATTGGAAATCAAGAAGTCGAAAAAATAATGGTTGAAGGAGATGATTTTTTTGAAAAAGGATATAAAATTTTAACAAAAAACATGCCTTCCAATCCATTAGATAAAATAGAAGTTTATAAAAATCATTCAAATAACAAACATCTTAATGGAATTAAAAAAGAGTGA
- a CDS encoding acyl-ACP desaturase: protein MSLKNVRLEVMQLLEKKIDSFMNDFLIPVEKIWQPTDLLPHSETDTFIEDVTELREIAKDLPYDFWVVLVGDTITEEALPTYESWLMEVEGVDNEGRNGWSKWVRHWTGEENRHGDVLNKYLYLSGRVNMKEVEQTTHHLINDGFDIGTGKDPYKNFVYTSFQELATYVSHNRVAQIAKKFGDKKLHKMCNLIAGDEMRHHLAYSEFVNQIFKVDPSEMMLAFQHMMKLKITMPAHFLRESGEKISTAFEQFSTSAQKLGVYTSMDYVDIMQKLIDKWEIDKINGLTDEAEKARDFIMKLPERMKKISERLILPDETHIFKWVQPALIK, encoded by the coding sequence ATGTCATTAAAAAATGTTCGATTGGAAGTCATGCAACTGTTAGAAAAGAAAATTGATTCTTTTATGAATGATTTTCTAATTCCGGTTGAAAAAATTTGGCAACCAACCGATTTATTACCCCATTCTGAAACTGACACCTTTATTGAAGATGTAACAGAGTTGAGAGAAATTGCTAAAGATTTACCTTATGATTTTTGGGTAGTTTTAGTAGGAGACACTATCACTGAAGAAGCATTACCTACTTATGAATCTTGGCTAATGGAAGTAGAAGGAGTAGATAACGAAGGAAGAAATGGATGGAGCAAATGGGTTCGCCATTGGACCGGAGAAGAAAACCGCCACGGTGACGTATTAAACAAGTACTTGTATCTTTCAGGAAGAGTAAACATGAAAGAAGTAGAACAAACTACACATCATTTAATAAACGATGGATTTGACATAGGTACTGGTAAAGATCCTTATAAAAATTTTGTTTATACAAGTTTCCAAGAATTAGCTACTTACGTTTCACATAACCGTGTTGCACAAATTGCTAAAAAATTTGGAGATAAAAAATTACACAAAATGTGTAACTTAATTGCAGGGGACGAAATGCGTCATCACTTAGCTTACAGTGAATTCGTAAATCAAATCTTCAAAGTAGATCCAAGTGAAATGATGTTAGCTTTTCAACACATGATGAAGTTAAAAATTACCATGCCGGCTCATTTCTTAAGAGAATCAGGAGAAAAAATAAGCACCGCATTTGAACAATTTTCCACTTCTGCTCAAAAGTTAGGTGTGTACACCTCAATGGATTATGTAGACATCATGCAAAAACTGATTGATAAATGGGAAATTGACAAAATAAATGGATTGACTGATGAAGCTGAAAAAGCAAGAGATTTTATCATGAAATTACCCGAAAGAATGAAGAAAATTTCAGAAAGATTAATTTTACCCGATGAAACTCATATCTTTAAGTGGGTTCAACCAGCATTAATAAAATAA
- a CDS encoding CusA/CzcA family heavy metal efflux RND transporter, with protein sequence MLNKIIEFSVKNKLIIALFTIVLVGFGVYNVQKLPIDAVPDITNNQVQVITVAPSFGATDIERLVTFPIEQANANIAGLKEIRSFSRFGLSLVTIVFEDDVDVYWARQQVTERLQQVQSQLPQGMGTPELGPISTGLGEIYQYVVRAKKGYEQKYDATELRTIQDWVVKRQLTGVKGVAEISSFGGKLRQVEISIQPNKLNANGITITDVFDALEKNNQNTGGAYIEKEASVLFIRSEGLIQNLEAIENTPITTKSGVPLYIKDVAEVKNGFATRYGAMCYNNEGEVSGAIVMMLKGANSSEVIKNVKERIAQIQKTLPEGVVIEPFLDRTKMVNNAIGTVEKNLIEGALIVIFVLVVFLGNLRAGLLVASVIPLSMLFAIIMMNLFGVSGNLMSLGALDFGLIVDGAVIIVEAVIHQIFHRHQKEETLSLSQDEVNKEVNSSAKKMMNSAVFGQIIILIVYLPIFTLQGIEGKMFKPMAQTVAFALIGAFILSLTYIPMMSAVVLKNIKHNPQSISEKLMAFLERVYSTRLIQALHNQKKIIIGVVIAFVFSLVVISQLGGEFIPSLEEGDFAVETRVLTGSNLNTTIASTQKAAGILKSRFPEVEKVVTKIGSGEVPTDPMPMEAADMMVILKDKKEWTSAETFNELSDKMSEALQEVPGITVGFQYPVQMRFNELMTGARQDVVCKIYGEDLDTLSKYANKVGKIVNSIKGAKDLYVEPIGGMPQVVIDYKRNVLAQYQLNVADVNKVVNASFAGQSAGLLFEGERRFDLVVRVNPNEKQNLQDIQNLLIPTPSGAQVPLQVVANVSIINGPNQIQREDTKRRIVVGFNVHESDVQTLVNEMKQKVEAQIKFPTGYYITYGGSFENLNAAKDRLMVAVPISLLLIFLLLYFAFKSIKQALLIYTAIPLSTIGGILFLALRGMPFSISAGVGFIALFGVAVLNGIVLIAEFNAQKKQGITDLTEIILIGTKKRLRPILMTAFVASLGFLPMALSNGSGAEVQRPLATVVIGGLLVATFLTLFILPILYMLFEKKSSVSMPKNGLVVLFLFLGFSSIAQNKVTLNQVIEQGLTNNLVIKNEKQRVNAAQVLVKSANEIPALNIVGEYGQLNSAFNDNRIGVTQNISFPFLNAQKKSWYQAQTELAQLNYKSSENEVKRAITQNFYDLIYALEREKVLLQSDSIYNQFLEKAKLRLKLGETNHLEKNGAELAVAKITADLKKNQELIYQLQLQMQYLIQSKEILMPNYSSVKIENQSYSDFVSNHLQLQMIEKEKRANEAAIKVEKAALIPEITVGYYSMTMQGMGADDVLYGSGTRFQSFQLNLGIPIFNGANKARREAYKINSTILSNQSELQKKLVENTWQSFENKRNNDLLVLKNYEENVLPGATSMISTANNQIFKGEINFMEWSWIMNQALESRLDYLEKVKSYNDAIIQVLYQTTN encoded by the coding sequence ATGTTAAATAAAATTATAGAGTTTTCTGTTAAGAATAAACTCATCATTGCATTATTTACCATTGTCCTTGTTGGGTTTGGAGTTTATAATGTTCAAAAATTACCTATCGATGCTGTGCCCGATATTACTAATAATCAAGTACAAGTAATTACTGTAGCACCTTCTTTTGGTGCAACAGATATTGAGCGATTAGTTACTTTTCCTATTGAACAAGCCAATGCAAATATTGCGGGATTAAAAGAAATTAGAAGTTTTTCTCGATTTGGTTTGTCTTTAGTAACTATTGTTTTTGAAGATGATGTAGATGTGTATTGGGCACGACAACAAGTTACTGAACGCTTACAGCAAGTTCAAAGTCAATTGCCTCAAGGGATGGGAACACCAGAACTTGGGCCAATTTCAACTGGTTTAGGAGAAATTTACCAATATGTAGTTCGTGCTAAAAAAGGATACGAACAAAAATACGATGCAACTGAATTACGAACCATTCAAGATTGGGTAGTAAAGCGTCAATTGACTGGTGTAAAAGGCGTGGCAGAAATTAGTAGCTTCGGTGGTAAACTTCGTCAAGTCGAAATTAGTATTCAACCTAATAAATTGAACGCAAATGGGATTACCATCACAGATGTTTTTGATGCACTTGAAAAAAACAATCAAAACACAGGAGGTGCTTATATTGAAAAAGAAGCGTCTGTTTTATTCATTCGAAGTGAAGGATTAATTCAGAATTTGGAGGCGATTGAAAATACACCAATTACTACAAAATCAGGCGTGCCTTTGTATATTAAAGATGTGGCAGAAGTAAAAAATGGTTTCGCTACTCGTTATGGTGCCATGTGTTATAACAATGAAGGAGAAGTATCTGGTGCCATAGTCATGATGCTCAAAGGAGCCAATAGTAGTGAAGTAATAAAAAATGTAAAAGAACGCATTGCTCAAATTCAAAAAACATTACCTGAAGGTGTAGTAATTGAACCGTTTTTAGACCGAACCAAAATGGTCAATAATGCCATTGGTACCGTGGAGAAAAACTTAATTGAAGGAGCGTTAATTGTCATTTTTGTTTTGGTAGTTTTCCTCGGGAATTTAAGAGCCGGATTGTTAGTGGCCTCTGTAATTCCACTTTCTATGTTGTTTGCCATTATCATGATGAATCTTTTTGGGGTTAGTGGAAACTTAATGAGTTTAGGCGCTTTAGATTTCGGATTAATTGTTGATGGGGCTGTAATTATTGTTGAAGCGGTAATTCATCAAATTTTTCATCGCCATCAAAAAGAAGAAACCCTTTCGTTAAGTCAGGATGAAGTAAATAAAGAAGTGAATAGCTCGGCAAAAAAAATGATGAATAGTGCTGTTTTTGGTCAGATTATCATTTTGATTGTATATCTTCCAATTTTTACCTTACAAGGTATTGAAGGAAAAATGTTTAAACCAATGGCGCAAACTGTCGCCTTTGCTTTGATAGGAGCTTTTATTTTGTCCTTGACTTATATTCCGATGATGAGTGCTGTGGTGTTGAAAAATATCAAACACAATCCACAAAGTATTTCTGAAAAATTAATGGCTTTTTTAGAACGAGTTTACAGTACTCGATTAATTCAGGCATTGCACAATCAAAAAAAGATTATTATTGGTGTTGTCATAGCTTTTGTTTTTTCATTAGTAGTAATATCTCAACTGGGTGGAGAATTTATACCGTCGTTAGAAGAAGGAGATTTTGCTGTTGAAACCCGCGTATTAACGGGAAGTAATTTAAATACCACAATCGCATCCACCCAAAAAGCGGCAGGAATTTTAAAAAGTAGATTTCCTGAAGTAGAAAAAGTGGTGACCAAAATTGGAAGTGGGGAGGTCCCTACGGATCCTATGCCTATGGAAGCTGCCGATATGATGGTGATTTTAAAAGATAAAAAAGAATGGACTTCTGCCGAAACATTCAATGAGTTGTCAGATAAAATGAGTGAAGCTTTGCAAGAAGTGCCGGGAATCACGGTTGGTTTTCAATACCCAGTTCAAATGCGTTTTAATGAATTAATGACGGGTGCCCGACAAGATGTGGTGTGTAAAATTTATGGCGAAGATTTAGATACGCTTTCAAAGTATGCCAATAAAGTAGGTAAAATTGTCAATTCTATTAAAGGGGCCAAAGATTTGTATGTGGAACCTATTGGTGGCATGCCACAAGTAGTAATTGATTACAAAAGAAATGTGTTAGCACAATATCAATTGAATGTTGCTGATGTTAATAAGGTGGTGAATGCTTCTTTTGCAGGACAAAGTGCCGGATTGTTATTTGAGGGTGAACGCCGATTTGATTTGGTCGTACGAGTAAATCCAAATGAGAAACAAAACCTGCAAGACATTCAAAATTTATTGATTCCAACGCCTTCAGGAGCTCAAGTGCCTTTGCAAGTGGTAGCTAATGTTTCCATCATTAATGGCCCAAACCAAATTCAACGTGAAGATACTAAAAGAAGAATTGTAGTTGGATTTAATGTACATGAATCAGATGTGCAAACCTTGGTTAATGAAATGAAACAAAAGGTAGAAGCACAAATTAAATTTCCAACAGGATATTACATTACATATGGTGGAAGTTTTGAAAATTTAAATGCAGCCAAAGACCGCTTGATGGTTGCTGTTCCCATATCTTTACTTTTAATTTTCTTATTGTTGTATTTTGCTTTTAAATCGATTAAGCAAGCCTTACTGATTTATACGGCCATTCCGCTTTCTACTATTGGAGGTATTTTGTTTTTAGCGCTCCGAGGCATGCCTTTCAGTATCAGTGCTGGAGTTGGTTTCATTGCTTTATTTGGCGTTGCAGTATTGAACGGAATTGTATTAATAGCCGAATTTAATGCGCAAAAAAAACAAGGGATTACCGATTTAACCGAAATTATTTTAATCGGAACAAAAAAACGTTTACGACCTATTTTAATGACTGCTTTTGTAGCTTCACTTGGGTTTTTACCTATGGCTTTAAGTAATGGTTCGGGAGCTGAGGTTCAACGCCCATTGGCAACCGTAGTGATTGGCGGATTATTAGTGGCCACTTTTTTAACATTATTCATTTTACCTATTTTATATATGTTGTTTGAAAAAAAATCTTCAGTTTCTATGCCTAAAAATGGACTAGTTGTGTTGTTCTTATTTCTAGGGTTTTCTAGTATTGCACAGAATAAAGTAACTTTAAATCAAGTAATTGAGCAAGGCTTGACGAATAATTTGGTTATAAAAAATGAAAAACAACGGGTAAATGCAGCTCAAGTTTTAGTAAAATCGGCCAATGAAATTCCGGCTTTAAATATTGTGGGTGAATACGGTCAATTAAATAGTGCATTTAATGATAACCGAATTGGAGTAACACAGAATATCAGTTTTCCATTTCTAAATGCCCAAAAGAAAAGTTGGTATCAAGCGCAAACGGAGTTGGCTCAGCTGAATTATAAATCTTCTGAAAATGAAGTAAAAAGGGCGATAACTCAAAACTTTTACGATTTAATTTATGCATTAGAGCGTGAAAAAGTGTTGTTGCAATCGGATTCCATTTACAATCAATTTTTAGAAAAAGCGAAATTACGGTTGAAATTAGGAGAAACCAATCATTTGGAAAAAAACGGAGCCGAATTGGCAGTAGCAAAAATTACAGCGGATTTAAAAAAGAATCAGGAATTAATTTATCAATTGCAATTACAAATGCAGTACTTAATTCAGTCAAAAGAAATTTTGATGCCTAATTACAGTAGTGTTAAGATTGAAAATCAATCGTATTCCGATTTTGTCTCTAATCATCTTCAATTGCAAATGATAGAAAAAGAAAAAAGAGCCAATGAAGCGGCTATAAAGGTAGAAAAAGCAGCCTTAATTCCAGAAATTACTGTAGGTTATTATAGTATGACTATGCAAGGTATGGGTGCAGATGATGTGCTGTATGGAAGTGGAACTCGTTTTCAATCGTTTCAATTAAATTTAGGAATTCCCATTTTTAACGGAGCTAACAAAGCCCGAAGAGAAGCTTATAAAATCAATAGTACTATTTTATCGAATCAATCGGAATTACAAAAGAAATTAGTGGAAAATACTTGGCAATCTTTTGAAAACAAAAGAAATAAC
- a CDS encoding GLPGLI family protein, with amino-acid sequence MKYLLVFFFSALVFSQENKLVKIDYISNKNGITNKEYLYVKADSAVYRNDSLTIFNDNTKILNEEKSELEVKQKRIDLPVVSFYHTSTSQDLFINYFSLDEHKVVCYKDELPEITWKIYDNETKNIGDYIVVKAIGMFRGSEIEAYFCPEIPINFGPWKFKGLPGLILELTARNKNIEDYRWVVNKIDFDCKEQIAFKMNNQIKIEPFKKSVEKDFKKLKEQIKMANSQVPKGVKVGETVIVRGGIEQKYEWEK; translated from the coding sequence ATGAAATATCTATTAGTATTCTTTTTTTCAGCATTAGTGTTTTCACAAGAAAACAAGCTTGTTAAAATAGATTATATTTCCAATAAAAACGGAATAACCAATAAAGAGTATCTCTATGTTAAAGCTGATTCGGCAGTATATAGAAATGACAGTCTAACAATTTTTAATGATAACACTAAAATTTTAAATGAAGAAAAAAGTGAGTTAGAAGTAAAACAGAAAAGAATTGATTTACCAGTAGTTAGTTTTTATCATACAAGTACTAGTCAAGATTTATTTATTAATTATTTTAGTCTAGACGAACATAAAGTTGTTTGTTACAAAGACGAATTACCTGAAATTACTTGGAAAATTTATGATAATGAAACCAAAAACATTGGTGATTACATTGTTGTAAAGGCTATTGGGATGTTTAGAGGTTCTGAAATTGAAGCTTATTTTTGCCCCGAAATTCCTATTAATTTTGGACCTTGGAAATTTAAAGGCTTACCAGGCTTAATTTTGGAATTAACAGCTAGAAATAAAAACATAGAAGATTATCGTTGGGTTGTAAATAAAATTGATTTTGATTGCAAGGAACAAATTGCTTTTAAAATGAACAATCAAATTAAAATAGAACCATTTAAAAAAAGTGTTGAAAAAGATTTCAAGAAATTAAAGGAGCAAATAAAAATGGCAAATTCACAAGTGCCAAAAGGCGTAAAAGTTGGCGAGACGGTTATTGTTAGAGGTGGAATTGAACAAAAATATGAATGGGAAAAGTAA
- a CDS encoding BrxA/BrxB family bacilliredoxin, with protein MYPEELVKPMRAELSEAGFQELYTANDVEQAIAKEGTTLVVVNSVCGCAARNARPGARMSLDNSKVPTQLITVFAGVDKEAVDKAREHMFPFPPSSPCMALFKNGELVHMLERHHIEGRPADLIAENLKDAYNEFC; from the coding sequence ATGTATCCAGAAGAATTAGTAAAACCAATGCGTGCTGAGTTATCAGAAGCCGGTTTCCAAGAATTATATACCGCAAACGACGTAGAACAAGCTATTGCAAAAGAAGGCACTACACTAGTAGTGGTGAATTCAGTATGTGGATGTGCCGCTAGAAATGCGCGCCCAGGTGCAAGAATGAGTTTAGACAACAGTAAAGTTCCTACGCAATTAATCACTGTTTTCGCAGGAGTTGACAAAGAAGCGGTTGACAAAGCAAGAGAACACATGTTCCCATTTCCACCATCTTCACCTTGTATGGCATTATTCAAAAACGGGGAATTAGTACATATGTTAGAAAGACATCATATTGAAGGCAGACCTGCAGACTTAATTGCTGAAAATCTGAAAGATGCTTACAACGAATTCTGCTAA